The following coding sequences are from one Reyranella humidisoli window:
- a CDS encoding acyl-CoA dehydrogenase family protein: MDFNIPADIAAYLRELDEFIEREIRPLERQDDNIRFFDHRREHARTDWDNDGQPRHEWEELLAEMKRRADKAGHLRFGLPKELGGKNGSNLAMALIREHLAHKGLGLHNDLQNESSIVGNFPVALLLHRFGTQEQKDRYIEGMFKGTERIGFGLTEPLHGSDATFMETTATKQGSDWVINGMKRFNTGMHTATVDLVFARTSGKDGDARGISAFLVPVKTQGFKIEYMWWTFNMPSDHAEVSLTNVTVPGSTMLGEEGRGLDVAQTFVHENRIRQAASSLGAAQYCIDMSVAYAKNRKVFGKALATNQAIQFPLAELHTEAEMTRGLVRKTAWHLDREHHMNVSEWVAMSNYRANRLVCDAADRAMQVHGGIGYSRHTPFEHIYRHHRRYRITEGSEEIQIRRVAGTLFGFWGAQKTSTAPKQ, translated from the coding sequence ATGGATTTCAACATTCCCGCCGACATCGCAGCCTATCTGCGTGAACTCGACGAGTTCATCGAGCGCGAGATCCGGCCGCTGGAACGGCAGGACGACAATATCCGCTTCTTCGACCATCGCCGCGAGCACGCCCGCACCGACTGGGACAATGACGGTCAGCCGCGGCACGAATGGGAGGAGCTGCTGGCGGAAATGAAGCGCCGGGCCGACAAGGCCGGTCACCTGCGTTTCGGCCTGCCGAAGGAACTGGGCGGCAAGAACGGCTCCAACCTCGCCATGGCGCTGATCCGCGAGCATCTCGCGCACAAGGGCCTTGGCCTGCACAACGACCTGCAGAACGAAAGCTCGATCGTCGGCAACTTCCCCGTCGCGCTGCTGCTGCATCGTTTCGGCACGCAGGAGCAGAAGGACCGCTACATCGAGGGCATGTTCAAGGGCACCGAGCGCATCGGCTTCGGCCTCACCGAGCCGCTGCACGGTTCCGACGCCACCTTCATGGAGACCACCGCGACGAAGCAGGGCTCCGACTGGGTGATCAACGGCATGAAGCGGTTCAACACCGGCATGCATACCGCCACGGTCGACCTCGTCTTCGCCCGCACCTCGGGCAAGGACGGCGATGCGCGCGGCATCTCGGCGTTCCTGGTGCCGGTGAAGACCCAAGGCTTCAAGATCGAATACATGTGGTGGACGTTCAACATGCCGTCCGACCATGCCGAGGTGTCGCTGACCAACGTCACGGTGCCGGGCTCGACCATGCTGGGCGAGGAAGGCCGCGGCCTCGACGTGGCGCAGACCTTCGTTCACGAGAACCGCATCCGCCAGGCCGCGTCGAGCCTTGGCGCGGCGCAATACTGCATCGACATGTCCGTGGCCTACGCCAAGAACCGCAAGGTGTTCGGCAAGGCGCTGGCGACCAACCAGGCGATCCAGTTCCCGCTGGCGGAGCTGCACACCGAGGCCGAGATGACGCGCGGGCTGGTGCGCAAGACGGCGTGGCATCTCGACCGCGAGCACCACATGAACGTCTCGGAATGGGTCGCCATGTCGAACTACCGCGCCAACCGGCTGGTGTGCGACGCCGCCGACCGTGCCATGCAGGTCCATGGCGGCATCGGCTATTCGCGCCACACGCCGTTCGAGCACATCTACCGCCACCACCGCCGCTACCGCATCACCGAAGGCTCGGAGGAGATCCAGATCCGCCGCGTCGCCGGCACGCTGTTCGGCTTCTGGGGCGCCCAGAAGACGTCGACGGCGCCGAAGCAGTAA
- a CDS encoding GNAT family N-acetyltransferase — protein sequence MTIVTTERLSLRPLLPADAEDYAAMRFHPEVAKWLPPAPGKAQEGDFVALAHTTIERFIVSWQERRYAPWGVFREGKLIGHAGLNYIEQFDGVEVLWSLHPDAWGQGYAAEAARAALAYGFETLGLDRIFAITLEENRASRAVMERIGLTYRKRVDYKGFTDIVWYDIDRTAYAERMSSAAR from the coding sequence ATGACGATCGTGACGACCGAGCGCCTGTCGCTCAGACCATTGCTGCCCGCCGATGCCGAAGACTACGCGGCCATGCGCTTTCATCCCGAGGTGGCGAAGTGGCTGCCGCCGGCGCCGGGCAAGGCGCAGGAAGGCGATTTCGTGGCGTTGGCCCACACCACCATCGAGCGCTTCATCGTTTCCTGGCAGGAGCGCCGGTATGCGCCCTGGGGCGTGTTCCGCGAAGGCAAGCTGATCGGCCATGCCGGGCTGAACTACATCGAGCAGTTCGATGGCGTGGAAGTGTTGTGGTCGCTGCATCCCGACGCTTGGGGCCAGGGCTATGCCGCCGAAGCGGCACGCGCGGCACTCGCCTACGGATTCGAAACGCTGGGACTGGACCGGATTTTCGCGATCACGCTCGAGGAGAATCGCGCTTCGCGCGCGGTGATGGAGCGGATCGGCCTCACCTACCGCAAGCGCGTCGATTACAAGGGCTTCACCGACATCGTCTGGTACGACATCGATCGCACGGCCTATGCCGAGAGGATGTCCAGCGCGGCGCGGTGA
- a CDS encoding sensor histidine kinase, protein MQRLYLQFYVTILVVLAVFVGAAVLLWRLADDDNRTPQYLDVAAELTGALLPDSNAPRPEQQRAIEALQRKLRFDIALYEPDGDMIAMAGKPPPRFEPSRARTGWRRGPGGPNFVLQLPDGRWLVARQVRERPNPIYWIAAALALVAIAVAVGSFPVVRGLGRRLERLKTGVDRLGHGDLGARVKVEGRDEVAALAASFNRSAQRIEELVAAHRLLLANASHELRTPLTRISVAASLLGDAADPRTRESLKRDVAELDQLIEQILLASRLEALPTLERHEPIDLLALAAEEASHYDVEVSGEPVTVNGDRTLLRRLVRNLVENAQRYGTGKDGDDSVAVSVTRESDCAVLEVTDRGPGVPEAERQRIFEPFYRMAGSAESGRGSGLGLALVLDIARRHGGDAVCLAAEGGGSRFRVDLPTG, encoded by the coding sequence ATGCAGCGCCTCTACCTGCAATTCTACGTCACCATCCTCGTCGTGCTGGCGGTGTTCGTCGGCGCGGCGGTGCTGCTGTGGCGGCTGGCGGACGACGACAACCGCACGCCGCAATATCTCGACGTCGCGGCGGAACTGACCGGCGCGCTGCTACCCGACAGCAACGCACCGCGGCCCGAGCAGCAGCGCGCGATCGAGGCGCTGCAGCGCAAGCTGCGCTTCGACATCGCGCTCTACGAACCCGACGGCGACATGATCGCCATGGCCGGCAAGCCGCCGCCGCGCTTCGAGCCGAGTCGCGCCCGCACCGGCTGGCGTCGCGGCCCCGGTGGGCCGAACTTCGTGCTGCAACTGCCCGACGGCCGCTGGCTGGTGGCGCGTCAGGTCCGGGAACGGCCCAACCCCATCTACTGGATCGCGGCGGCACTGGCTCTCGTCGCCATCGCCGTCGCGGTCGGCTCGTTTCCCGTGGTGCGCGGCCTCGGCCGGCGGCTCGAACGGCTCAAGACCGGCGTCGACCGGCTGGGCCACGGCGATCTCGGCGCCCGCGTGAAGGTGGAGGGTCGCGACGAAGTGGCCGCGCTGGCCGCGAGCTTCAACCGCTCGGCGCAGCGCATCGAGGAGCTGGTGGCGGCCCACCGGCTGCTGCTGGCCAATGCCAGTCACGAGCTGCGCACGCCGCTCACCCGCATTTCGGTCGCCGCCTCACTGCTGGGCGACGCCGCCGATCCCCGGACGCGCGAATCGCTGAAGCGCGACGTGGCCGAACTCGACCAGCTCATCGAGCAGATCCTCCTGGCAAGCCGGCTGGAAGCTTTGCCAACATTGGAAAGACACGAGCCGATCGACCTGCTGGCGCTCGCCGCCGAGGAAGCCTCGCACTACGACGTCGAGGTGAGCGGCGAACCCGTGACCGTCAACGGCGACCGCACCCTGCTGCGCCGCCTGGTCCGCAATCTCGTCGAGAACGCCCAGCGCTACGGCACCGGCAAGGACGGCGACGATTCAGTCGCCGTGTCGGTCACTCGCGAGTCCGATTGCGCCGTCCTCGAAGTGACCGATCGAGGCCCTGGCGTCCCCGAAGCCGAGCGCCAGCGCATCTTCGAGCCCTTCTATCGCATGGCCGGCTCGGCGGAGAGCGGGCGCGGCAGCGGACTCGGCCTGGCTCTCGTCCTCGACATCGCCCGCCGCCATGGCGGCGACGCGGTTTGCCTTGCTGCAGAAGGCGGCGGCAGCCGCTTCCGGGTCGACCTGCCGACGGGATGA
- a CDS encoding Spy/CpxP family protein refolding chaperone codes for MTNLSIKTVMAALLAGSLAATAGAPAFARADGGSVDPAKFQERIEKRVDKALNGTDATQEQKKQITGILQAAFADLKPLHAQRAENRKAMRAALEAPTIDPAKIEQIRAAEMKIADDSSKRFTKALTDAGNVLNANQRQAFFKTWSDHKHGPRKG; via the coding sequence ATGACGAACCTCAGCATCAAGACGGTAATGGCCGCCCTCCTCGCGGGCAGCCTCGCGGCGACCGCCGGCGCGCCGGCCTTTGCCCGGGCGGACGGCGGGTCGGTCGACCCGGCCAAGTTCCAGGAGCGCATCGAGAAGCGCGTGGACAAGGCGCTCAATGGCACCGACGCGACGCAGGAACAGAAGAAGCAGATCACCGGCATCCTGCAGGCCGCCTTCGCCGACCTGAAGCCGCTGCACGCCCAGCGCGCCGAGAACCGCAAGGCGATGCGTGCGGCGCTCGAGGCCCCGACCATCGACCCGGCGAAGATCGAGCAGATCCGCGCCGCCGAGATGAAGATCGCGGACGACAGCTCCAAGCGCTTCACCAAGGCGCTGACCGACGCCGGCAACGTGCTGAACGCCAACCAGCGCCAGGCCTTCTTCAAGACCTGGAGCGATCACAAGCACGGTCCGCGGAAGGGCTGA
- a CDS encoding response regulator, which translates to MAERILMIDDDDRLAGMVSDYLGGAGFRVTVAGTGRDGEAQLKRETFDAVILDLMLPDADGLDLCRRLRGSSDVPILMLTARGEPMDRVVGLELGADDYLAKPFEPRELQARLRAILRRKGGTAAKADVLRFGRLEIDKGARVVRIDGEERAITSYQFAILLALAERAGRVLSRDALMDVLKGEKLEAFDRSVDVHISRIRAAIEDDPKKPRRILTLRGTGYVFARDQDR; encoded by the coding sequence ATGGCCGAGCGCATCCTGATGATCGACGACGACGACCGCCTCGCCGGGATGGTTTCCGACTATCTCGGCGGGGCGGGCTTTCGTGTGACCGTCGCTGGCACCGGCCGCGACGGCGAAGCCCAGCTGAAGCGCGAGACTTTCGACGCGGTCATCCTTGACCTCATGCTGCCCGACGCCGACGGCCTCGATCTCTGCCGCCGCCTGCGCGGCAGCAGCGACGTCCCGATCCTGATGCTGACGGCGCGCGGCGAGCCGATGGACCGCGTGGTCGGCCTCGAACTGGGCGCCGACGACTATCTCGCCAAGCCCTTCGAGCCGCGCGAATTGCAGGCCCGCCTGCGCGCCATCCTGCGCCGCAAGGGCGGCACCGCAGCGAAAGCCGACGTTCTTCGCTTCGGCCGCCTCGAGATCGACAAGGGGGCGCGCGTCGTGAGGATCGACGGCGAGGAGCGCGCCATCACCTCGTACCAGTTCGCGATTCTGCTGGCGCTGGCCGAGCGCGCCGGCCGCGTCCTCTCGCGCGACGCACTGATGGACGTGTTGAAGGGCGAGAAGCTCGAAGCCTTCGACCGCTCGGTCGACGTCCATATCAGCCGCATCCGCGCCGCCATCGAGGACGATCCGAAGAAACCGCGCCGCATCCTGACCCTGCGCGGCACCGGCTACGTCTTCGCCAGGGACCAGGACCGCTAG